The following are encoded in a window of Amycolatopsis solani genomic DNA:
- the pruA gene encoding L-glutamate gamma-semialdehyde dehydrogenase, with translation MDAVTQTPAPKNEPVLTYAPGSAERAELEGALKRLGQAEPVDLTVTVGGEQRPGGGEKIDVVQPHHHQHVLGTIHSATQQDTTDAIAAAAKAAPEWRALSYDDRAAILLRAADLLTGKWRATLNAATMLGQSKTATQAEIDSACELADFWRFNVEFGRRVLTEQPVSSPGVWNRMEHRPLEGFVYAITPFNFTAIAGNLPTAPALMGNTVLWKPSPTQSFAAHLTMRLLEEAGMPPGVINLLPGDGKAVSEVALTHRDLAGIHFTGSTATFQHLWGTVGANIAGYRSYPRLVGETGGKDFIVAHPSADVDVLRTALVRGAFEYQGQKCSAASRAYIPRSVWNRVKDGLVAETEALTYGDVTDLSHFGGAVIDARAFAKHTALFDRVKDDASVEVLTGGTADDSVGYFVQPTILVSDNPKHEIFSTEYFGPILSIHVYEDGDFDAVLKLVDETAAYALTGAIIADDRAAVAKASEALRFAAGNFYVNDKPTGAVVGQQPFGGARASGTNDKAGSIFNLQRWTSPRSIKETFVPPTTVRYPHQG, from the coding sequence GTGGACGCCGTGACCCAGACCCCCGCCCCGAAGAACGAGCCGGTGCTGACGTACGCGCCGGGCAGCGCTGAGCGCGCCGAACTCGAGGGTGCGCTCAAGCGGCTGGGCCAGGCGGAACCCGTCGACCTCACGGTCACCGTCGGTGGCGAGCAGCGCCCCGGCGGCGGCGAGAAGATCGACGTCGTCCAGCCGCACCACCACCAGCACGTGCTGGGCACCATCCACAGCGCGACGCAGCAGGACACCACCGACGCCATCGCCGCGGCCGCGAAGGCCGCGCCGGAGTGGCGCGCGCTGTCCTACGACGACCGCGCCGCGATCCTGCTGCGCGCCGCCGACCTGCTCACCGGCAAGTGGCGCGCCACGCTCAACGCCGCCACCATGCTCGGCCAGTCCAAGACCGCGACCCAGGCCGAGATCGACTCCGCCTGCGAGCTCGCCGACTTCTGGCGCTTCAACGTCGAGTTCGGCCGCCGCGTGCTCACCGAGCAGCCGGTCAGCTCGCCGGGCGTGTGGAACCGGATGGAGCACCGCCCCCTGGAGGGCTTCGTCTACGCGATCACGCCGTTCAACTTCACCGCGATCGCCGGCAACCTGCCGACCGCGCCCGCGCTGATGGGCAACACGGTGCTGTGGAAGCCGTCGCCGACGCAGTCCTTCGCCGCGCACCTGACCATGCGGCTGCTCGAAGAGGCCGGCATGCCGCCGGGCGTCATCAACCTGCTGCCCGGCGACGGCAAGGCCGTCTCCGAGGTCGCCCTGACCCACCGCGACCTGGCCGGCATCCACTTCACCGGCTCGACCGCGACGTTCCAGCACCTGTGGGGCACGGTCGGCGCGAACATCGCGGGCTACCGCTCGTACCCGCGGCTGGTCGGCGAGACCGGCGGCAAGGACTTCATCGTCGCGCACCCGTCGGCCGACGTCGACGTCCTGCGCACCGCGCTCGTCCGCGGCGCCTTCGAGTACCAGGGCCAGAAGTGCTCCGCCGCTTCGCGCGCGTACATCCCTCGCAGTGTCTGGAACCGGGTGAAGGACGGCCTGGTCGCGGAGACCGAGGCGCTGACCTACGGCGACGTCACCGACCTGTCGCACTTCGGCGGCGCGGTCATCGACGCACGCGCGTTCGCCAAGCACACGGCGCTGTTCGACCGCGTCAAGGACGACGCGTCGGTCGAGGTGCTGACCGGCGGCACCGCCGACGACAGCGTCGGCTACTTCGTGCAGCCCACGATCCTCGTGTCGGACAACCCGAAGCACGAGATCTTCTCGACCGAGTACTTCGGGCCGATCCTGTCGATCCACGTCTACGAAGACGGCGACTTCGACGCGGTGCTGAAGCTCGTCGACGAGACCGCCGCGTACGCGCTGACCGGCGCGATCATCGCCGACGACCGCGCGGCCGTGGCGAAGGCGTCCGAGGCGCTGCGGTTCGCCGCCGGCAACTTCTACGTCAACGACAAGCCGACCGGTGCCGTCGTCGGCCAGCAGCCGTTCGGCGGCGCGCGGGCCTCGGGCACCAACGACAAAGCCGGGTCGATCTTCAACCTCCAGCGCTGGACCAGCCCGCGCTCGATCAAGGAGACGTTCGTCCCGCCGACCACCGTCCGCTACCCGCACCAGGGCTGA
- a CDS encoding PucR family transcriptional regulator → MTSLRHVLATLGEPLVEVVVAPHGLGVPVSDVVILDPEDPLEASPGDLVLVIGARGRAAAPAIRAAGRGGAAAVAVKGATGADVAADAGVALLTVGAEARWEQVESLARGVVEAARAGGEAASGEVLGDLFALAQTIATLTGGLVSIEDTANRVLAYSRAGDEVDELRRLSILGREGPERYLAMLREWGVYQRLRAGEGIVRIDERPELGIRRRIAAGIHAGKQPLGTIWVQEGAQPLTERAETALLGASRTLAPQLIRARTLPSPELRLREDLLASLLEGRLDAESVADDIGADPSRPAQVLAFSLERSDNRQLRRAELVHLIAVHTAAYRRSALVSVIGGRVYALLPDLPEHSDAAVLALAREIAATARRHLDVPVRVALGGVVPRLSDAAASRGDADRVLAAMARGRWAADVASLADVRAEVLLSEVLAYLGGQPRIRDPRLTALTEHDAEHGGILVPAVLAWLDAFGDVRAAARVLNIHPNTVRYRVRRATEVSGVDFDDPAQRILTQLQLRL, encoded by the coding sequence GTGACCTCGCTGAGGCATGTGCTGGCGACGCTCGGCGAGCCGCTCGTCGAGGTCGTCGTGGCGCCGCACGGCCTGGGCGTGCCGGTCTCCGACGTCGTGATCCTCGACCCCGAAGACCCCTTGGAAGCCTCGCCGGGCGACCTGGTGCTGGTGATCGGCGCACGCGGCCGGGCGGCGGCGCCGGCGATCCGCGCGGCCGGGCGCGGCGGCGCGGCGGCGGTGGCGGTCAAGGGCGCGACGGGCGCGGACGTCGCCGCCGACGCGGGCGTCGCGTTGCTGACCGTCGGCGCCGAGGCCCGGTGGGAGCAGGTCGAGTCGCTGGCCCGCGGGGTCGTCGAGGCGGCCCGCGCGGGCGGCGAGGCGGCCAGCGGCGAGGTGCTCGGCGACCTGTTCGCCCTGGCCCAGACCATCGCGACGCTGACCGGCGGCCTGGTCAGCATCGAGGACACCGCGAACCGCGTGCTCGCCTATTCGCGGGCGGGTGACGAGGTCGACGAGCTGCGTCGGCTGTCGATCCTCGGCCGCGAAGGCCCGGAACGCTACTTGGCGATGCTCCGCGAATGGGGTGTCTACCAGCGGTTGCGTGCCGGTGAGGGGATCGTGCGCATCGACGAGCGCCCCGAGCTGGGCATCCGGCGGCGGATCGCGGCGGGCATCCACGCGGGCAAGCAGCCGCTCGGCACGATCTGGGTCCAGGAAGGCGCCCAGCCGCTCACCGAACGCGCCGAGACCGCGCTGCTCGGTGCGAGCCGGACCCTCGCCCCGCAGCTCATCCGGGCCCGCACGCTGCCCAGCCCCGAACTGCGGCTGCGCGAGGACCTCCTGGCCAGCCTGCTGGAAGGCCGGCTCGACGCGGAATCCGTGGCGGACGACATCGGCGCCGACCCCTCGCGCCCGGCCCAGGTGCTCGCGTTTTCGCTGGAACGCTCGGACAACCGGCAGCTGCGGCGCGCCGAGCTGGTGCACCTGATCGCCGTGCACACGGCGGCCTACCGGCGCAGCGCGCTGGTGAGCGTGATCGGCGGCCGCGTCTACGCGCTGCTGCCGGACCTGCCCGAGCACTCCGACGCGGCGGTGCTGGCCCTGGCGCGCGAGATCGCCGCCACCGCCCGGCGGCACCTCGACGTCCCGGTGCGGGTGGCGCTCGGCGGCGTCGTGCCGCGCCTGTCCGACGCGGCCGCGTCCCGGGGCGACGCCGACCGCGTCCTGGCGGCGATGGCCCGCGGGCGCTGGGCCGCCGACGTCGCCTCGCTGGCCGACGTCCGCGCCGAGGTGCTGCTGTCGGAGGTGCTGGCGTACCTCGGCGGGCAGCCGCGCATCCGCGACCCGCGCCTGACCGCGCTCACCGAGCACGACGCGGAGCACGGCGGCATCCTCGTCCCGGCCGTCCTGGCCTGGCTGGACGCGTTCGGCGACGTCCGGGCGGCGGCCCGGGTGCTGAACATCCACCCGAACACCGTGCGCTACCGCGTCCGCCGCGCGACCGAGGTGTCCGGCGTGGACTTCGACGACCCGGCCCAGCGCATCCTGACTCAGCTGCAGCTGCGGCTCTGA
- a CDS encoding maleylpyruvate isomerase N-terminal domain-containing protein, translated as MDLFSRTWAALRAAVASLSDDDFAKPSGCRGWLVRDLVCHLVIDAQDVLITLVTPSSAALTHDAVTYWALSDALPSGDDPLDALIVRLAAAYEDPALLKFHLDDVGAAAGRAADLADPGTRVSTQDMVLTAGDYLSAYVLEWTLHHLDLVTRLPSVPGPPPEGLAETRSMLEKIAGTAFPASFSNTDVLLVATGRRAPTEAEHEALGELAARLPFVLG; from the coding sequence GTGGATCTCTTCTCGCGCACGTGGGCGGCGTTGCGCGCCGCGGTCGCTTCCCTGTCCGACGACGACTTCGCGAAGCCGTCCGGCTGCCGGGGCTGGCTGGTCCGGGACCTGGTCTGCCACCTGGTGATCGACGCGCAGGACGTGCTGATCACGCTGGTCACGCCGTCCTCGGCGGCACTTACGCACGACGCCGTCACCTACTGGGCTCTGTCGGACGCGCTGCCTTCGGGCGACGACCCGCTGGACGCGCTGATCGTCCGGCTGGCGGCGGCGTACGAAGACCCGGCGCTGCTCAAGTTCCACCTCGACGACGTCGGCGCGGCGGCCGGGCGCGCGGCGGACCTGGCGGACCCGGGCACGCGCGTGTCGACGCAGGACATGGTGCTGACGGCGGGCGACTACCTCTCGGCGTACGTGCTGGAGTGGACGCTGCACCACCTGGACCTGGTGACCCGCCTGCCCTCGGTGCCCGGGCCGCCGCCGGAGGGGCTCGCGGAAACGCGGTCGATGCTGGAGAAGATCGCCGGGACGGCGTTCCCGGCGTCGTTCTCGAACACCGACGTCTTGCTGGTGGCGACCGGGCGGCGGGCGCCCACGGAGGCCGAGCACGAGGCCTTGGGCGAGCTGGCCGCGCGGCTGCCGTTCGTGCTCGGGTGA
- a CDS encoding S1 RNA-binding domain-containing protein gives MSDWKELVAAHAEGGVLDGVVARVVPFGAFVDVHGHHGLLVTDAAPEPGSRVSVRIEAIDGERRRFSLVRA, from the coding sequence ATGTCCGACTGGAAAGAGCTCGTCGCGGCCCACGCCGAGGGCGGGGTGCTCGACGGCGTCGTGGCCCGGGTGGTCCCGTTCGGCGCGTTCGTCGACGTCCACGGCCACCATGGTCTTCTCGTGACCGACGCGGCCCCCGAGCCGGGTAGCCGGGTGAGCGTCCGCATCGAAGCCATCGACGGGGAACGCCGCCGGTTCAGCCTGGTGCGAGCGTGA
- a CDS encoding LLM class flavin-dependent oxidoreductase, translating into MLDRSPVRRDGGTARALRDTVAFAAGVERLGYHRFWVSEHHGVPGVAGSAPTVLAAAVAGATGRIRVGTGGVMLPNHRPLVVAEQFGVLEALYPGRIDMGLGRSVGFTAGVREALGQGKEAADDFGAQVRELLGFFAGEHPGAHAYPAEGLRVPPFLLATGSGADLAAEFGLPLVIAPVRGERALAEAVTRYRDGFRPGAWASEPYVVVSSAIAVADTAADARRLLVSEAWATVYSRSHGVFPPLSPPAEVLALPMTDRERRRLEETLDSQISGTPTEVADRLGAVIAAAGADEVLVTTATYDQSARLDSLARLADLPALV; encoded by the coding sequence GTGCTCGATCGCTCGCCCGTGCGGCGCGACGGCGGCACCGCGCGGGCGCTGCGGGACACCGTCGCCTTCGCAGCCGGCGTCGAACGGCTGGGGTACCACCGGTTCTGGGTGTCCGAGCACCACGGCGTGCCCGGGGTCGCCGGGTCCGCGCCGACCGTGCTCGCCGCCGCCGTCGCCGGGGCGACCGGCCGGATCCGCGTCGGGACCGGCGGCGTCATGCTGCCGAACCATCGGCCGCTGGTTGTAGCCGAGCAGTTCGGCGTGCTGGAAGCGCTGTACCCGGGGCGGATCGACATGGGGCTGGGCCGGTCGGTCGGCTTCACCGCCGGCGTCCGCGAGGCGCTCGGCCAGGGCAAGGAAGCGGCGGACGACTTCGGCGCGCAGGTGCGGGAGCTGCTCGGCTTCTTCGCCGGTGAGCACCCCGGCGCGCACGCCTACCCCGCCGAGGGCCTGCGCGTGCCGCCGTTCCTGCTGGCCACCGGGTCCGGCGCGGACCTCGCCGCCGAGTTCGGGCTGCCGCTGGTGATCGCGCCCGTCCGCGGTGAACGCGCGCTCGCCGAAGCCGTGACGCGCTACCGCGACGGCTTCCGGCCGGGTGCCTGGGCGAGTGAGCCGTACGTCGTGGTGTCGTCGGCGATCGCCGTGGCGGACACGGCGGCGGACGCGCGCCGCCTGCTCGTGTCGGAGGCCTGGGCGACGGTGTATTCGCGCTCCCACGGCGTCTTCCCGCCGCTGTCGCCGCCGGCGGAGGTCCTGGCGCTGCCGATGACCGACCGCGAGCGCCGCCGGCTCGAAGAGACCCTGGACAGCCAGATTTCCGGCACGCCCACCGAAGTCGCGGACCGCCTCGGCGCAGTGATCGCGGCCGCCGGCGCCGACGAGGTTTTGGTGACCACGGCCACCTACGACCAATCCGCCCGGCTCGATTCTCTCGCCCGCTTGGCCGATCTTCCCGCGCTTGTGTGA
- a CDS encoding DUF6221 family protein: MDDLIAFLAARVGARQALIMQAVNKAKSGDAMNRGETKVAVEQKIRGLSDLDLDAVNQMINEIEATRRILLAHRTTVSEKVPGFPLYGSEYWCETCHVPADEAGSNWCLTLRLLALPYADHADYSERWRP, from the coding sequence GTGGACGACCTGATCGCATTCCTCGCCGCGCGCGTGGGCGCACGGCAGGCGTTGATCATGCAGGCCGTCAACAAGGCGAAGTCCGGCGACGCGATGAACCGCGGCGAGACCAAGGTCGCCGTGGAGCAGAAGATCCGCGGGCTGAGCGATCTCGACCTCGACGCGGTCAACCAGATGATCAACGAGATCGAAGCGACCCGGCGGATCCTGCTCGCCCACCGCACCACGGTGTCGGAGAAGGTCCCCGGTTTTCCGCTCTACGGCAGCGAATACTGGTGTGAGACCTGCCACGTGCCCGCCGACGAGGCCGGCTCCAACTGGTGCCTCACGCTGCGCCTGCTGGCCCTGCCCTACGCCGACCACGCGGACTACAGCGAGCGCTGGCGCCCCTGA
- a CDS encoding DNA polymerase domain-containing protein has protein sequence MPKHGDPVEYEVGGRTVRVSSPDKVYFPQRGITKRQVVEHYITVGEPLLRAIGERPTTLKRYVDGVEGEWFYAKRVPKGAPAWVETAEITFPSGRKAAEVCPTEPAVFAWAANLGTFDFHPWPVRRADVDHPDELRIDVDPPDRAGFADAVKVARVVREVLADAGLTGYPKTSGGRGVHVLVRIRPEWDFVEVRHAVIALGREVERRIPEKATIAWWKEERGGRVFLDYNQAARDRTVASAWSVRGTPRATVSTPLTWDLLGEVDADDFDVLTIPAFLTEHGDLHAGMDAEAFGLETVLEWYERDLRDEGLGDMPYPPDYPKMPGEPKRVQPSKARSD, from the coding sequence ATGCCGAAGCACGGAGATCCGGTCGAGTACGAGGTGGGCGGGCGGACGGTCCGGGTCTCGAGCCCGGACAAGGTGTACTTCCCCCAGCGCGGCATCACGAAGCGCCAGGTCGTCGAGCACTACATCACCGTCGGGGAGCCGCTGCTGCGCGCGATCGGCGAGCGGCCGACCACGCTGAAGCGCTACGTCGACGGCGTCGAGGGCGAGTGGTTCTACGCCAAGCGCGTGCCGAAAGGCGCGCCGGCGTGGGTCGAGACCGCCGAGATCACCTTCCCGTCCGGGCGCAAGGCCGCCGAGGTGTGCCCGACCGAGCCCGCGGTGTTCGCCTGGGCGGCCAACCTGGGGACGTTCGACTTCCACCCGTGGCCGGTCCGCCGCGCCGACGTCGATCACCCGGACGAGCTGCGCATCGACGTCGACCCGCCGGACCGGGCCGGTTTCGCCGACGCCGTCAAGGTCGCGCGGGTGGTCCGCGAGGTGCTGGCGGACGCGGGACTGACCGGCTACCCGAAGACGTCCGGCGGCCGCGGCGTGCACGTCCTCGTCCGGATCCGCCCGGAGTGGGACTTCGTCGAGGTCCGTCACGCCGTGATCGCCCTCGGGCGCGAGGTCGAGCGCCGCATCCCGGAGAAGGCGACGATCGCCTGGTGGAAGGAGGAGCGCGGCGGCCGCGTGTTCCTCGACTACAACCAGGCGGCCCGCGACCGCACAGTGGCCTCGGCCTGGTCGGTCCGCGGCACCCCGCGCGCGACGGTCTCGACCCCGCTGACCTGGGACCTGCTGGGCGAGGTCGACGCGGACGACTTCGACGTCCTGACGATCCCGGCGTTCCTCACCGAGCACGGCGACCTGCACGCGGGCATGGACGCGGAGGCGTTCGGCCTGGAGACGGTACTGGAGTGGTACGAGCGGGACCTGCGGGACGAAGGGCTGGGGGACATGCCGTACCCGCCGGACTACCCGAAGATGCCGGGGGAGCCGAAGCGGGTCCAGCCGAGCAAAGCCCGCTCGGACTGA
- a CDS encoding TVP38/TMEM64 family protein: MSGRTKLICALAVLAVFAGAAVLLPIPGPAELRAWAATTGAATPLVLLVAYSLLTVAPIPRTVFNLAAGLLVGTAAGIAIGLVATTIAAALSFGLARLLGRDLVTRHLHRSAVRTVNDRLSDGGVLAITSLRLIPVVPFAPFSYLCGVSSVRPLPYLAGTLLGSVPGTVAVVVLGDALTGGTPPALLVCYGVFALAGAIGLIRVFRKRAPVPEPEPAGPAG, translated from the coding sequence GTGTCCGGCCGCACCAAGCTGATCTGCGCGCTCGCCGTGCTCGCCGTCTTCGCGGGGGCCGCGGTGCTGCTGCCGATCCCCGGGCCGGCCGAGCTGCGGGCCTGGGCGGCCACCACCGGCGCCGCCACGCCGCTCGTGCTGCTCGTGGCCTACTCGCTGCTCACCGTGGCGCCGATCCCGCGGACCGTGTTCAACCTCGCCGCCGGGCTGCTCGTGGGCACCGCGGCCGGGATCGCGATCGGGCTGGTCGCCACCACCATCGCGGCCGCGCTGTCGTTCGGGCTGGCGCGGCTGCTCGGCCGTGACCTCGTCACCCGCCACCTGCACCGATCCGCCGTGCGAACCGTCAACGACCGGCTCTCCGACGGCGGTGTCCTCGCCATCACCTCGCTGCGGCTGATCCCGGTCGTCCCGTTCGCGCCGTTCAGCTACCTCTGCGGTGTGTCGTCCGTGCGGCCGCTGCCCTACCTGGCCGGTACGCTGCTGGGGAGCGTGCCCGGCACCGTCGCCGTGGTCGTCCTCGGCGACGCCCTGACCGGCGGCACGCCGCCGGCGCTACTCGTCTGTTACGGCGTGTTCGCGCTGGCCGGGGCGATCGGCCTCATCCGGGTCTTCCGGAAACGGGCCCCGGTGCCCGAACCCGAGCCCGCCGGACCGGCTGGCTGA
- a CDS encoding protein kinase domain-containing protein has product MGVVWRATDVRLERTVAIKQILPQPGVSETERDNMRQRAMREAKNAARFQHPNAIVVFDIAEHNGDPCLVMEYLNGPSLSTILAEEGTLPLGRIARIGEQVASALVAAHRAGIVHRDVKPGNILIDETGTAKITDFGISRAAGDMTLTATGLIGGTPAYLAPELARGADPVPSSDVFALGATLYQAIEGTTPYGNTTNQLALLYAAANGQINPPVQAGAATALLMSLLRSEPGERPSMAEARERLAALARTEPGGMSASPPLLSGGGGRKPAAPAESGDRPPWQRTDQPAPSSPPVGTPMPAGKAPSSPPRPTAAFMPMRSPAAPPNTPPRPMPAAAPTARAPQYSSSPAKPDNKRKYALFAGAGAAVVVAAVVLFLVLNSGSGGSGGDQTAQSPGAQPTTGQSTQKSGQSSASNAPAGLGKTVPEGKITDFTGAGKALTGFYDNPAGGWSKLTPAAQQVYGSEQAFADYWANNKVNTYASARADSGGSNSDGSITMNLTVNGTRNGYRIVMSGGQLLIDADTRLGPQSSSGY; this is encoded by the coding sequence ATGGGTGTCGTGTGGCGCGCCACCGACGTGCGCCTCGAGCGCACCGTCGCGATCAAGCAGATCCTCCCCCAGCCGGGCGTCTCCGAGACCGAGCGCGACAACATGCGCCAGCGCGCGATGCGCGAGGCCAAGAACGCCGCCCGGTTCCAGCACCCGAACGCGATCGTGGTGTTCGACATCGCCGAGCACAACGGCGACCCGTGCCTGGTGATGGAGTACCTCAACGGGCCCAGCCTCTCCACGATCCTGGCCGAGGAGGGCACGCTGCCGCTCGGCCGCATCGCCCGGATCGGCGAGCAGGTCGCGTCCGCGCTGGTCGCCGCGCACCGCGCCGGGATCGTGCACCGCGACGTCAAGCCCGGCAACATCCTGATCGACGAGACCGGCACCGCGAAGATCACCGACTTCGGCATCTCGCGCGCGGCCGGCGACATGACGCTCACCGCGACCGGCCTGATCGGCGGCACGCCCGCCTACCTGGCGCCCGAGCTGGCGCGCGGCGCCGACCCGGTCCCCAGCTCCGACGTCTTCGCCCTCGGCGCGACCCTCTACCAGGCGATCGAGGGCACCACGCCGTACGGCAACACCACCAACCAGCTCGCGCTGCTCTACGCGGCCGCGAACGGCCAGATCAACCCGCCGGTCCAGGCGGGCGCGGCCACCGCGCTGCTGATGAGCCTGCTGCGCAGCGAGCCGGGCGAACGGCCGTCGATGGCCGAGGCCCGCGAGCGGCTGGCCGCGCTGGCCCGGACCGAGCCCGGCGGCATGAGCGCGTCGCCGCCGCTGCTGTCGGGTGGCGGGGGCCGCAAGCCCGCCGCGCCCGCCGAGAGCGGCGACCGCCCGCCGTGGCAGCGGACCGACCAGCCCGCGCCGTCGTCGCCGCCGGTCGGCACGCCGATGCCCGCGGGCAAGGCGCCGTCGAGCCCGCCGCGCCCGACCGCGGCGTTCATGCCGATGCGGTCGCCGGCCGCGCCGCCGAACACCCCGCCCAGACCGATGCCCGCGGCCGCGCCGACGGCCAGGGCACCGCAGTACTCGTCGAGCCCCGCGAAACCGGACAACAAGCGCAAGTACGCCCTGTTCGCCGGGGCGGGCGCCGCGGTCGTCGTGGCCGCGGTGGTCCTGTTCCTCGTGCTGAACTCCGGCAGTGGCGGCTCCGGCGGCGACCAGACCGCCCAGTCGCCCGGCGCGCAGCCGACCACCGGCCAGAGCACGCAGAAGAGCGGCCAGAGCAGCGCGTCGAACGCGCCGGCCGGCCTCGGCAAGACCGTGCCCGAAGGCAAGATCACCGACTTCACGGGCGCCGGCAAGGCGCTCACCGGTTTCTACGACAACCCCGCGGGCGGCTGGTCGAAGCTGACCCCGGCCGCGCAGCAGGTCTACGGCAGCGAGCAGGCGTTCGCCGACTACTGGGCGAACAACAAGGTGAACACCTACGCGAGCGCCCGCGCCGACAGCGGCGGCTCGAACTCCGACGGTTCGATCACGATGAACCTGACGGTCAACGGCACGCGCAACGGCTACCGCATCGTCATGAGCGGCGGCCAGCTGCTGATCGACGCCGACACCCGCCTGGGCCCGCAGAGCTCCTCCGGCTACTGA
- the msrB gene encoding peptide-methionine (R)-S-oxide reductase MsrB translates to MKPVVGATPRVVKSEQEWRQQLNPEEYAVLRQAGTERPFTGEYTDTKTTGVYECRACGAELFRSDTKFESHCGWPSFFDPADSDAVLLREDRAMGMKRIEVLCGSCHSHLGHVFEGEGYPTPTDQRYCINSISLKLVPEA, encoded by the coding sequence ATGAAACCCGTTGTCGGCGCGACCCCTCGCGTCGTGAAGTCCGAGCAGGAATGGCGGCAGCAGCTCAACCCCGAGGAGTACGCCGTCCTCCGCCAGGCGGGGACCGAACGGCCGTTCACCGGCGAGTACACCGACACGAAGACGACCGGCGTGTACGAGTGCCGCGCGTGCGGTGCCGAGCTGTTCCGCAGCGACACGAAGTTCGAGAGCCACTGCGGCTGGCCGTCCTTCTTCGACCCGGCGGACTCCGACGCGGTACTGCTGCGTGAAGACCGCGCCATGGGCATGAAGCGGATCGAGGTGCTCTGCGGCTCCTGCCACAGCCACCTCGGGCACGTCTTCGAGGGCGAGGGCTACCCGACCCCGACCGACCAGCGCTACTGCATCAACTCGATTTCGCTGAAGCTGGTCCCCGAGGCGTAA
- a CDS encoding TIGR04222 domain-containing membrane protein has protein sequence MTDTWGIPGPVFAGLYLALLLLTALVAVVRTVLLARGHAGGAPERPEELALLTGGRLRAGELVVARLLEQQVIRLDGTGRVSRVKGSASDALGRAALLKVGKHGSSIDRVRATVAEHAAMAELETGLVGRGLLADPRKVRATRVATAVAYWALVVFGVVRLIAGASTGHPVGYLLGLLALGVVLAIVTTVKARNVPPVKATTAGRAAAEEARRAGTLTAGPAGAVAAGGFGDHPDKDVRLAVSRATQQSTARAYRRPRTRWASAGGGAAVGYYGGSSCGGGGGSSCGGGGGGCGGGGGGCGG, from the coding sequence ATGACCGACACCTGGGGTATTCCCGGACCGGTGTTCGCAGGCCTGTACCTGGCCCTGCTGCTCCTCACGGCGCTGGTCGCCGTGGTGCGCACGGTGCTGCTGGCGCGGGGGCACGCCGGCGGGGCGCCGGAGCGGCCGGAAGAACTCGCACTGCTGACCGGCGGGCGGCTGCGCGCCGGCGAACTCGTCGTCGCGCGCTTGCTGGAGCAGCAGGTCATCCGGCTCGACGGCACCGGCCGGGTCTCGCGCGTCAAGGGCTCGGCGTCCGACGCGCTGGGCCGCGCGGCGCTGCTGAAGGTCGGCAAGCACGGCTCCTCGATCGACCGGGTGCGCGCGACCGTCGCCGAGCACGCGGCGATGGCGGAGCTGGAAACCGGGCTGGTCGGCCGGGGCCTGCTCGCCGACCCGCGGAAGGTGCGCGCGACCCGGGTGGCCACCGCGGTGGCGTACTGGGCGCTGGTGGTCTTCGGCGTGGTCCGGCTGATCGCCGGGGCGAGCACCGGGCACCCGGTGGGCTACCTGCTCGGCCTGCTCGCGCTGGGCGTCGTCCTGGCGATCGTCACGACGGTCAAGGCCCGGAACGTGCCGCCGGTCAAGGCCACCACGGCCGGCCGGGCGGCCGCGGAAGAAGCGCGCCGAGCCGGGACGCTCACCGCGGGACCGGCCGGCGCGGTCGCCGCGGGCGGGTTCGGCGACCACCCCGACAAGGACGTCCGGCTGGCCGTCAGCCGCGCCACGCAGCAGTCGACGGCCCGCGCCTACCGCCGTCCGCGCACCCGGTGGGCGAGCGCCGGGGGCGGCGCGGCCGTCGGGTACTACGGCGGCAGCTCGTGCGGCGGCGGGGGTGGCAGCTCCTGCGGTGGTGGCGGGGGCGGTTGCGGTGGTGGTGGCGGGGGCTGCGGCGGTTGA